The Xenorhabdus doucetiae genome has a window encoding:
- a CDS encoding DUF1795 domain-containing protein gives MSAHPYQMNEGTLNIPAGWRDESMHVFVLPDDSGVNLVVNRTPVPLGTDPAAYYEQTLTQFATHLPGYQEHQRLQLELSGDTAWRLDYQWQSPEGEMHQTVVLQIRGSQLLAFNLTSPQPFNAGQREALLAVVTSFQAA, from the coding sequence ATGAGCGCACACCCTTACCAGATGAACGAAGGCACCCTGAATATCCCCGCCGGCTGGCGCGATGAATCGATGCACGTGTTTGTGCTGCCGGATGACAGCGGGGTCAATCTGGTGGTAAACCGCACCCCGGTCCCCCTGGGCACGGACCCCGCCGCCTATTATGAACAAACCCTGACGCAATTTGCGACCCATCTGCCGGGGTATCAGGAGCACCAGCGGCTGCAACTTGAACTCAGCGGCGACACGGCATGGCGGCTGGATTACCAGTGGCAGAGCCCGGAAGGGGAAATGCACCAGACGGTGGTGCTGCAAATCCGGGGCAGCCAGCTGCTGGCGTTTAACCTGACCTCGCCGCAGCCGTTTAATGCCGGACAGCGGGAAGCCCTGCTGGCGGTGGTGACCAGTTTTCAGGCGGCATAA